CATCAAAACTCCTATCGACTTGCCCCCTTAGCATGACGTTTCCGAGCCGTCCATTCCGGCCGAACGGGTGTCTGGCCAAGAATCGCAGTCGATGATTTACTGCCGGCAACAATGAGGTGATGATGGCCACGATCCGCAAGGCTCGACAGGACGACGCGCAATACCTGACGGCGATCGGCTTGCGTGCCTGGCGCAAGGCAATGTCGTCGGTGGGGGAGGCGGCGGAAATGGCTGCCAATGCCCGCGACGCCTTTGCCCGCTTCACGCAGGATGGCTGGATCACGATTACGATCGTCGAGAAATCGGGGATGATCGCCGGCTGGGCGGCCCGCGAGGACATGGACGAAGTTATCTCCGATTTCTGGATCGATCCGGATCACGAAGGCCAGGGTCTCGGTACCGCGCTTCTGGCCGCCTTGGAAGACGAGATGCGGGCGCAGGGTTTCTCGCTCGCCCGCCTGCAGACGCATGCGATGAACGGCGATGCGCTGAACTTCTTCGAGAAGAGGGGCTATGCCGTGAACTGGCTGACCGTCAGCTACAATCCGAAACTTGACCGCGACGTGCAATCCGTCGGTCTGTCGAAAATGCTGTCGGAAGAACCTGCCACCGGCTACGGGCAGGAATTCTAGGCGATGCCGACAACTCTCAGCACGTGGCCCAACGCGTCCAGGACTGTGCTGGGGAACAGGGCCGTGAACAGAGCCAGCAGCCCTTGCAGCATTGCCATGACCGAGAGCAGGACGGGGAAGACACCCTTTTTCGTCTTGTGCCGCAGCCATTTCTGGCAGGCAAAGGCGCCGATACCGCCGAAAGCGATGGCCAGCAGGATCAGCGTATCCTCTCGCACGCGCCACGCACCCTCGCGTGCCGCCTGCTTGTCATAGGCGTAGACGCAGAACACGACGACGTTCCACAGAGCATAGATCGCAACGAAGGTGAGACGTGTCTCGAGGGTCATGGCAGGCAAGGTAGCCGGTATTGCTTAAGCTTTTCCCTTTGGGAAGCGTCGGCCGGTGCGCGCCCTGGAGCCTTGCACCTTCGGGCCAATTGCTCTACCTCACGAGACAACACGTCCACGCATGACACGAGCATCCGATGACCCTGGTAGACACCCGCACGCCTGATCCGAAACGCTTCATTCCCGGTGCCACCGGTGACTGGGAAGTCATTATCGGCATGGAAGTCCATGCCCAGGTCCTGTCCAATTCCAAGCTGTTCTCGGGCGCGTCCACCATCTTTGGCAATGCGCCGAATTCCAACGTCTCGCTTGTCGATGCCGCCATGCCCGGCATGCTGCCCGTCATCAACGAGGAATGCGTGGCCCAGGCCGTGCGCACGGGGCTCGGTCTGAAGGCGCAGATCAACAAGCGCTCGATCTTCGACCGCAAGAACTACTTCTATCCGGACCTGCCGCAGGGCTACCAGATCTCACAGTTCAAGGACCCGATCGTCGGCGAGGGCAAGATCGTGATTTCGCTCGGCCCGGACCGTCAGGGCAATTTCGAGGACATCGAGATCGGCATCGAGCGTCTGCATCTGGAGCAGGATGCCGGCAAGTCGATGCATGACCAGCACCCGACCATGTCCTATGTGGATCTCAACCGCTCCGGCGTTGCGCTCATGGAAATCGTCTCGAAGCCCGACATGCGCTCGTCCGACGAAGCCAAGGCCTACATGACGAAGCTGCGCTCGATCGTGCGTTATCTCGGCACCTGTGACGGTAACATGGACGAAGGCTCGATGCGCGCCGACGTGAATGTCTCCGTGCGCAAGCCCGGCGGCGAATTCGGCACGCGCTGCGAAATCAAGAACGTCAACTCGATCCGCTTCATCGGCCAGGCGATCGAATACGAAGCCCGTCGCCAGATCGCGATCATCGAGGACGGCGGCACGATCGATCAGGAAACCCGCCTCTTTGATCCGGGCAAGGGCGAGACGCGCTCCATGCGCTCCAAGGAAGATGCGCATGACTATCGCTACTTCCCCGATCCGGACCTGCTGCCGCTCGAGTTTGACGATGCCTTCATCGAGGCGATGAAGAAGGACCTGCCGGAACTGCCCGACGACAAGAAGGCCCGTTTCGTTGCCGAGCTTGGCCTCTCCGTCTACGACGCCTCCGTGCTCGTTTCAGAAAAGGCGATCGCCGACTATTTCGAGGCCGTGGCCGAAGGCCGCGACGGCAAGACGGCTGCCAACTGGGTCATCAACGACTTGCTGGGCGCCTTGAACAAGTCGGGCAAAACCATTGAAGAGACTCCGGTTTCGCCTACCCAGCTTGGCGGCATCATCGACCTCATCAAGTCGGAAACCATCTCCGGAAAGATCGCCAAGGACCTGTTCGAGATCGTCTTCACCGAAGGCGGTGATCCGGCGGAAATCGTCGACATCAGAGGCATGAAGCAGGTCACGGATACGGGCGCCATCGAAAAGGCGGTCGACGAGATCATCGCTGCCAACCCGGATCAGGTCGCCAAGGTGCTGGCCAAGCCGACACTCGCCGGCTGGTTCGTCGGCCAGGTGATGAAGGCGACCGGCGGCAAGGCCAACCCGCAGGCCGTCCAGGCGCTGGTCAAGGCCAAGCTTGGAATCGTCGAGGAGTAAGCCCCTTGTTCTTCGTCCGCACCGCCACTGATCGCGATGTCGAACCTCTGCGCAGCCTGCTGACGCAGAGTTTCCACGCGACCTATGACCGGTTCTACGGGCCGGCCAAGGTGGCCGAGCTGGTCGCCGCCTGGCACAGTTCAGCCGAGATCAAGCGGCGCATCCAGGTGAAGGGCGGCGAATATCTCGTCGCCGACGACGGCAAGCGGATCGGCGGCATGGCCTTTGCGGCCATGTCGGAAAAGCTCGCCAAGACCGCGATCCTGCACCAGCTCTATGTCCACCCGGATCACCAGCGTCAGGGCGTCGGCCGCGATCTCTTCGCCGAAATCGAGACCTGTTTTCCGGATGCCGAAATCCTGCGGCTGGAAGTCGAGCCACAGAATGCCGGTGCCATCGCCTTCTACGAGGCGCATGGCTTTGCCGAGGTCGACCGCACGACGAATTGCGGTGGTCCCGATAGCGGCATCGAAGCGCTGATTCTGGAAAAGCCGCTCCGCTGAGTGGCTTTTTCGTTCTCGGCCTCCTGCCTCAGTCGAAGGCGGCTGCGTGACCCTTGCCATATTGGACGGACACGTGCGGCGCAGGGGCGGGCGGTTTACGCACAGAATTGTCACCAGCCGTCGCATGCCTGTCATCAGCAAGTGCCCCGGGATCGTTATGGAAGGCCGGACTGACGCAAGGGCGGGGTAGACATGCAAGGCCAAACAGTGACCATCCGGGAAGCCAACGAGAATGATCTGGAGGCGATCATCGCCCTCTTCGCCGATGACCCGCTGGGCGGCCATGGCGACACGAGCGATCCCCAGGCGCTGCCCGACTACCGCGCCGCTTTCCACAAGATCGCTGCCTCGCTGAACGAGACCCTCTATCTCGCGGAACTGGACGGTGAAGTCGTCGGCACTTTCCAGACCATGGTGACGAGGACGCTCACGGCGCGGGGTTCCTCCTCGATGATCATCGAGGCGGTGCAGACACGGGCCGACATGCGGGGCAGGGGCATTGGCGCTGCAATGATCGGCTTTGCCATCGACAAGGCCCGCCGCGACGGCATGCGCCTCGTCCAGCTCACCTCAAACGCCGTGCGCAAGGATGCCCACCGCTTTTACGAGCGGCTTGGCTTCATTCCCTCCCATATCGGCTTCAAGATGAAGCTGAAATGACGAGGGTGCGACGGGGAATCACTGGACAAGCCGAAGGCGAGGCGGCATAAGCGAACGGGATCGACAAGGCCGTCCCACGGCCTGCGGCTAGAGCCAAGGATACACGATGAAGCAGCTCCTCTTGCAGATCTTCACCTGGTGGAACGGTCAGACCATGGGCACCCGTTTCTTCACCTGGCGTCACGGCAAGCGCGTCGGCGAAGACGAATTCGGCAATGTCTACTATGAAGGCCCGATGACGAGCTGGGGCCAGCCGAAGCGCTGGGTGATCTATAACGGTTACGCCGAAGCCTCGAAGATCGCCTCGGGCTGGCATGGCTGGATGCATTACCGCACCGACACACCGCCGTCGAAGGAAGACTACAAGCCGCGCGAATGGGAAAAGGCGCATCGCCCGAACCAGACCGGCACGGCCGCCGCCTATCGTCCGCAGGGTTCGATTGCTGCCACCGGCGAGCGTCCGCGCGTCACCGGCGACTATGATGCCTGGACGCCGGGCAGCTGATACCCGATTTGGCCATATTCCGGCATTAGGGCCTCTTGAGTGGGGCCCTTCTTGTATCTGGCCTCCGGTCGATTAGGGCCAGTGGATCTTTGAAAGCGAGCGGGACGATGAAATTGAGTGCATGGGCATTTGCCATTCCGGTTGTCGGGCTTGCCGCTGCGGCATCGCTTGGCCTTGCCGGCAAGGCTGACGCCGCCCGCCTCGAAAATCCCGTCGCCGAATTCGCCGGCATCGACAAGATCACGGGCCGCATCACCACTTTCGACGTCTATGTCAACGAAACCGTCCAGTTCGGCGCGCTCCAGGTGACGCCGAAGATCTGCTATTCGCGCGACGAGACCGAGGCCCAGAAGATCGACGCCTTCATCGAGGTTGACGAGATCACGCTGGACCGCAAGATCCGCCGCATCTTCTCCGGCTGGATGTTTGCCGACAGCCCGGCGCTGAATGCCGTCGAACACCCGATCTATGACGTCTGGCTGACCGGCTGCAAGGCGAATTCCGAAGTTCCGGCCCCGCCCGGTGTCGAGACCGTGGCCAAGCCCGCGCCAGAGCCTGAAAAGCCCGCCGAGGCGGCGGCTCCGGCCGCAGCCCCGCAAGACCCGACCCAGGCTGGCACGGATCCGTCTCTGGCCACCGTGCCGGGTGACGATCCCAATCAGGCCGCCCTGCCGCCGCTCGATGCCCCGGTGGAGGTGCCCGACGACGTCTATGGCGGCACCGAGCCGCCCGCCGAATTCCCGCTGGACGGCAATCCAGTGCCGCAGGATCAGGTGCTCGTGCCCCCGGCGCCCGTCGCCCCACCCGGCGGCGTCGGCCTCTACTGAGGCCAGGGGCGCCGCCACCGGATAGTCTCGCGGCCCAGGCGGTGGTGATCGAACCGGCGGCAGTCCGCTCTTCCTTGTGGAGTGTTTGCCCCGGCAAGGACGTGGGTGTGAACCGACGCGC
This DNA window, taken from Peteryoungia algae, encodes the following:
- a CDS encoding GNAT family N-acetyltransferase, with translation MQGQTVTIREANENDLEAIIALFADDPLGGHGDTSDPQALPDYRAAFHKIAASLNETLYLAELDGEVVGTFQTMVTRTLTARGSSSMIIEAVQTRADMRGRGIGAAMIGFAIDKARRDGMRLVQLTSNAVRKDAHRFYERLGFIPSHIGFKMKLK
- a CDS encoding GNAT family N-acetyltransferase; translated protein: MATIRKARQDDAQYLTAIGLRAWRKAMSSVGEAAEMAANARDAFARFTQDGWITITIVEKSGMIAGWAAREDMDEVISDFWIDPDHEGQGLGTALLAALEDEMRAQGFSLARLQTHAMNGDALNFFEKRGYAVNWLTVSYNPKLDRDVQSVGLSKMLSEEPATGYGQEF
- a CDS encoding GNAT family N-acetyltransferase codes for the protein MFFVRTATDRDVEPLRSLLTQSFHATYDRFYGPAKVAELVAAWHSSAEIKRRIQVKGGEYLVADDGKRIGGMAFAAMSEKLAKTAILHQLYVHPDHQRQGVGRDLFAEIETCFPDAEILRLEVEPQNAGAIAFYEAHGFAEVDRTTNCGGPDSGIEALILEKPLR
- a CDS encoding DUF1294 domain-containing protein: MTLETRLTFVAIYALWNVVVFCVYAYDKQAAREGAWRVREDTLILLAIAFGGIGAFACQKWLRHKTKKGVFPVLLSVMAMLQGLLALFTALFPSTVLDALGHVLRVVGIA
- a CDS encoding NADH:ubiquinone oxidoreductase subunit NDUFA12 — translated: MKQLLLQIFTWWNGQTMGTRFFTWRHGKRVGEDEFGNVYYEGPMTSWGQPKRWVIYNGYAEASKIASGWHGWMHYRTDTPPSKEDYKPREWEKAHRPNQTGTAAAYRPQGSIAATGERPRVTGDYDAWTPGS
- the gatB gene encoding Asp-tRNA(Asn)/Glu-tRNA(Gln) amidotransferase subunit GatB; this translates as MTLVDTRTPDPKRFIPGATGDWEVIIGMEVHAQVLSNSKLFSGASTIFGNAPNSNVSLVDAAMPGMLPVINEECVAQAVRTGLGLKAQINKRSIFDRKNYFYPDLPQGYQISQFKDPIVGEGKIVISLGPDRQGNFEDIEIGIERLHLEQDAGKSMHDQHPTMSYVDLNRSGVALMEIVSKPDMRSSDEAKAYMTKLRSIVRYLGTCDGNMDEGSMRADVNVSVRKPGGEFGTRCEIKNVNSIRFIGQAIEYEARRQIAIIEDGGTIDQETRLFDPGKGETRSMRSKEDAHDYRYFPDPDLLPLEFDDAFIEAMKKDLPELPDDKKARFVAELGLSVYDASVLVSEKAIADYFEAVAEGRDGKTAANWVINDLLGALNKSGKTIEETPVSPTQLGGIIDLIKSETISGKIAKDLFEIVFTEGGDPAEIVDIRGMKQVTDTGAIEKAVDEIIAANPDQVAKVLAKPTLAGWFVGQVMKATGGKANPQAVQALVKAKLGIVEE